AATCGGCCTTAACGTCTTCGTCTGACTTATGTTCGACACGGGTTGCCAGCTCCAGGATAAGATCATCTGAACTTACGTCCTTTAACTGAAAGGCTTCGTGTTCGTACTTATCGTTATGCAGAACCCGCTCAACCTGGGAAACGCCTTTGCGCCTTTCCGTTCCCCGCCAGGTTTCAGCAGATATCGCGTCCTCTTGCTCATCATCCGGTTCAACCTTATCGCGCATCCGGCTAAACACGGCGTCATAGCCAATCTCCGGCGTCGTTTGCTCAGCCTCGGTCATGCTCACTGGCGGCACGAACTCATGACGCTCGATAGATTGCTCTATCGCCGCGCCCATTTCCTCTATAACGGCATCTTCGGCAATATTACCGAAGACCTTGACCGTGCGCAGCTCCGTCTTCGGCTTATCGTAGTCCATTTTCTCCAGCGCAACGGGTTCTTCATAGGTAATGCCCGGTATCGATGTTATTTGCGCGATAACGCGGTCAGCCTCCGTTTCCTTGTAGTTCTTTTTCTTCAGCGCATGGTACAACCGCTCGGCGTAGTCGTCGTTTTTCCTGGCCGCAATCTTGTAGAACACAGTGGGCGATATGCCCATGGCGTTAATATCGGTTATTTTCAGACGCTGGCACAGCCGCGCGGCCTGGATGAATTTATGCCGATGCTGCTGGGTCACTGTCACCAAAGGATGGTGCGGATTTTTCTCGCGCAATTGCTTGATAAACTGACCAAATTCAGTATCGTTCGGGTAATGGTCGCGAATGTGCATGGCAATCATCCACTTCCACATCAGCGATTGGTTATCAATAGACTCCAGTTTATCAGCCAATTCCCAAACATCAAAACTCTGCAAATCCGCGAACGAGCCGGTATCGCCTATCGTTGCCAGACTGCCGCCTTCAACGAAGGATTTTATTTTATCCACTTCTTGTCTTGATTTAAATGATACCATGTAACACCTCGCTAACTAACTGTTGTATTTCTTCTCTCGCCAGTTTGGCACTGGCCGCTTTCCCGTCCGTCTCGCTGACGCCGCTGCCGTCCGCCATCGAATCCCGGTAAATTTTACGGTCTGATATGATCGTATCCAGCAAGATGATCTCCGGGTATTCCATGATAGCGTTTCGAGCCTGCTCGATCTCGGTAATTCTCTTATTGGTCGGCGCTATATTCAGCAAACAATAAGACGTTAATTTCGTATTTACCTGTACGCACTTCCTGATCAGCGCAGCCATTGTGCTCAGCGTCATCAAATCAATTTGACTACACTTGGTGGGCGTGATCAGCACGTCGCTGACCGCCATTGCCGACCTCAATTCATCGGAATCCCTGCCTGCCGCATCGACCAATACAAAGCCGTACCGGGCATTAAAATCCTCCAACGTCTGATTGATATAGCCGTCCTTCTGAACGCAGGCGATATGCGGCAATTCCGGCCTGCTCCGCGTTCGCTCCGCCCACCACGCGGAGGCTGAACGCTGCGAATCGCTGTCCACAATGATAACGTCGCGAGCCTGTTGCGCCAATGCCGCCGCCATGTTGCAGCATATCGTTGATTTGCCCACGCCGCCTTTCTGACTGCCTATCGTAATGATCATTTATTCCCTTCTCCAGGAAGCTTTAGTTTAATTTTCTGAACTTGCATGGTACAGGAAAACCAGTTAAAACTCAAAATATTTTTCTTGACTGGAGTTGTTTGAAGCTGATATGTCGTATATACACCGATTTAGGTGTCTATTTAGCGTTATGCCTCGCAATCCGCAGGGAGTGCGTGGTTTAAAAAATCACGTAATTGGCGAGCAGACACCAAACTAAAAGCTAATTCAATTTCTGGTACTTCTGGGAATTTATCCGGGCTTTTATTAC
The sequence above is drawn from the Patescibacteria group bacterium genome and encodes:
- a CDS encoding AAA family ATPase, with product MIITIGSQKGGVGKSTICCNMAAALAQQARDVIIVDSDSQRSASAWWAERTRSRPELPHIACVQKDGYINQTLEDFNARYGFVLVDAAGRDSDELRSAMAVSDVLITPTKCSQIDLMTLSTMAALIRKCVQVNTKLTSYCLLNIAPTNKRITEIEQARNAIMEYPEIILLDTIISDRKIYRDSMADGSGVSETDGKAASAKLAREEIQQLVSEVLHGII